The following proteins are co-located in the Roseovarius arcticus genome:
- a CDS encoding IS6 family transposase: MTNRNPFRYFRTSAEIIRLAVMMYVRFPLSLRNVEDLLHERGIDICYETVRFWWNRFGPMFAAEIRKRRVEGMRPSRWRWHLDEVFVKINGETRYLWRAVDHEGEVLESYVTKRRYRKAELKFLRKTMKRHGKVEVLVTDKLRSYGAAMKVVGNVDKQETGRWLNNRAENSHLPFRRRERAMLRFRRVRSLQKFVAAHASPFNHFNQERSFYSRPNFKLNRAAALAEWRDLCAA; this comes from the coding sequence ATGACCAATCGCAACCCCTTTCGGTATTTCCGCACCAGCGCCGAGATCATTCGCCTGGCGGTTATGATGTACGTCCGGTTTCCGCTTTCGCTGCGGAACGTCGAGGATCTCTTGCACGAGCGAGGGATCGATATCTGTTACGAGACGGTCCGGTTCTGGTGGAACCGCTTCGGGCCGATGTTCGCGGCGGAGATCCGCAAACGCCGCGTCGAGGGGATGCGGCCGAGCCGGTGGCGGTGGCACCTGGATGAGGTTTTCGTGAAGATAAACGGGGAGACCCGCTACCTTTGGCGGGCCGTAGATCACGAAGGAGAGGTGCTTGAATCCTATGTAACAAAGCGACGATATCGCAAAGCCGAATTGAAATTCCTCAGAAAAACCATGAAACGCCATGGCAAGGTTGAGGTGCTCGTCACCGACAAACTGCGTTCCTACGGCGCGGCGATGAAGGTCGTTGGCAACGTAGACAAACAGGAAACTGGCCGCTGGCTCAACAACAGGGCGGAGAATTCTCACCTGCCGTTCCGACGACGAGAACGGGCCATGCTACGCTTTAGGCGCGTGCGAAGTCTGCAGAAATTTGTCGCCGCTCACGCCTCTCCCTTCAACCATTTCAACCAAGAGCGCAGCTTCTACAGCCGGCCAAATTTCAAGCTGAACCGTGCCGCCGCTCTTGCCGAGTGGCGCGACCTTTGTGCGGCATAA
- a CDS encoding ureidoglycolate lyase: protein MLPQGLNVTPLTANAFAPYGDLIELEGKPDKIINQGMCGRYHDLAKLDFTDGRAGISFFDAKERRLPIVVDMVERHAMGSQAFIPLSGVRFLAIVADDDDGRPVNLSAFVVGGEQSINLHCGIWHGVLTPIGASGRFVVVDRIGDGTNLEEHWFETPYVIERL, encoded by the coding sequence ATGCTTCCCCAAGGACTGAACGTCACGCCGCTGACTGCAAATGCTTTCGCACCCTACGGCGATCTTATCGAGCTTGAAGGCAAGCCCGACAAAATTATTAATCAAGGTATGTGCGGCCGATATCACGATCTGGCTAAGCTGGATTTCACGGATGGCCGCGCAGGTATCAGTTTCTTCGACGCCAAGGAGCGACGTTTGCCGATCGTCGTCGATATGGTGGAGCGCCATGCAATGGGGAGTCAGGCGTTTATTCCGCTCAGTGGGGTCCGGTTTCTAGCCATCGTGGCAGATGACGACGATGGCAGGCCAGTGAATTTGAGTGCCTTCGTTGTCGGGGGCGAGCAATCCATTAATTTGCACTGTGGCATCTGGCACGGCGTTCTAACGCCCATCGGCGCATCCGGGCGCTTTGTAGTGGTCGATCGCATCGGTGACGGCACCAACCTGGAAGAGCACTGGTTCGAGACGCCCTACGTCATCGAGCGGCTGTGA
- a CDS encoding phosphotriesterase family protein → MSAGENQRAGRVQTVLGPVDPAALGVVSMHEHVLCDVTPPSVAASGQPPVEITLENVHDVRFFWTRHYGNHILDDPDMMVGELSDYCAAGGGTIVDLTIRGIAPDPAGLADISRRSGAHIVAGTGYYITEFCAQALSATSTNDMAAAMIRDLHTGFDETGLRAGIIGEIGVSDPWHSDERRAMTAAALAQQETGAAISVHPGRDPASPRAIVEHLIAAGADPERVIIGHLDRTFTSVDQALALADTGCVLEWDFFGIESSYYPFSDLDMPNDAGRLAKIAALVAAGYGDKVLMAHDICTKTRLRRRGGHGYGHILKGVVPVMRRKGFTDAVINRILQDTPRRLLTM, encoded by the coding sequence GTGTCGGCGGGTGAAAACCAGAGAGCTGGACGTGTTCAGACCGTCTTGGGTCCTGTCGATCCAGCCGCGCTTGGGGTGGTGTCGATGCACGAACACGTGCTGTGCGATGTCACCCCGCCTTCCGTCGCTGCGTCGGGTCAACCGCCCGTGGAGATCACGCTGGAAAACGTGCATGACGTGCGGTTTTTCTGGACCAGACATTACGGCAATCACATTCTCGACGATCCAGATATGATGGTAGGCGAGCTAAGCGACTACTGCGCAGCGGGTGGCGGCACGATTGTCGACCTCACGATCCGCGGCATCGCCCCCGACCCTGCCGGACTGGCCGATATATCGCGGCGGTCTGGCGCGCACATCGTCGCCGGGACCGGCTATTATATCACCGAATTTTGCGCGCAGGCCCTGTCGGCCACATCGACAAACGATATGGCGGCAGCGATGATCCGCGATCTTCACACCGGGTTCGACGAGACGGGCCTTCGCGCTGGCATCATCGGCGAGATTGGCGTCAGCGATCCTTGGCATTCGGACGAGCGACGCGCCATGACCGCCGCCGCACTGGCGCAACAGGAAACGGGGGCCGCTATCAGCGTTCATCCGGGGCGTGACCCGGCCTCGCCACGCGCCATTGTCGAGCATCTGATTGCTGCAGGGGCGGATCCCGAACGCGTCATCATCGGCCATCTCGACCGCACCTTCACCAGCGTGGATCAGGCGCTGGCCCTTGCCGACACCGGATGCGTTCTGGAATGGGACTTTTTCGGAATCGAAAGCAGTTACTATCCTTTTTCAGATCTGGACATGCCCAACGACGCCGGCCGCCTAGCAAAGATCGCGGCATTGGTGGCTGCGGGGTATGGGGACAAGGTATTGATGGCCCATGACATTTGCACAAAAACCCGACTGCGCCGGCGGGGCGGGCATGGCTATGGCCACATTCTGAAGGGGGTGGTGCCTGTGATGCGCCGCAAGGGATTTACCGACGCAGTGATCAACCGGATATTGCAAGACACGCCGCGCCGCCTACTGACGATGTAG
- a CDS encoding DUF6282 family protein: MTLSAKSCDTETPAPLPIPMPGADLLVGAVDNHVHTCPHINGRSIDVFQAVQQAADAEMRGIGLMDNFANSSGIAALANRHLGHLGVEVFGGLIMEPAAGGISADAVRIALKLGYGAPGDGARFISLPTHHTRHIAQMENRPDDYAAACLAIPDSGALPAPLSEIFDLVAEADVVLNTGHLSGPEALRAVESARQQGVTRILVPASHYDAATVTELAAMGAHVEFSFFFVSHATQTGLTHVDSARNTVPPVLAPQMAALIAAAPVDKVVISGDCGVFLLPPPVEGLRELLLLLESCGVPREDLRRMVGQNTSKLFRVGG; encoded by the coding sequence ATGACTTTGTCAGCAAAATCCTGCGACACTGAGACCCCAGCACCCTTGCCTATTCCAATGCCCGGCGCCGATCTTCTGGTGGGTGCGGTGGACAATCACGTTCACACCTGCCCGCATATCAACGGCCGCTCCATCGACGTGTTTCAGGCTGTTCAACAGGCCGCAGATGCCGAGATGCGCGGCATCGGCCTGATGGATAATTTCGCCAACTCGTCCGGCATCGCGGCACTGGCCAACCGGCATCTGGGGCATCTGGGCGTCGAGGTGTTCGGCGGGCTGATCATGGAGCCTGCCGCCGGCGGGATCAGCGCCGACGCCGTGCGCATCGCGTTGAAGCTGGGGTATGGCGCGCCGGGAGACGGCGCGCGGTTTATCTCGCTTCCCACGCACCACACCCGGCATATCGCGCAGATGGAGAACCGCCCGGACGATTACGCCGCGGCCTGTCTGGCGATACCGGACAGCGGCGCGTTGCCAGCCCCCCTGTCTGAGATATTCGATCTGGTGGCCGAGGCGGATGTCGTGCTGAACACTGGCCATCTCAGCGGTCCGGAAGCCCTGCGCGCGGTAGAGTCCGCCCGCCAACAGGGCGTCACGCGCATTCTGGTTCCGGCCAGTCACTACGACGCAGCGACAGTCACGGAGCTGGCGGCGATGGGCGCGCACGTGGAGTTTTCGTTCTTCTTTGTCAGCCATGCGACCCAGACAGGCCTGACGCATGTCGATAGCGCACGCAATACCGTTCCACCGGTCTTGGCGCCACAGATGGCCGCGTTGATCGCCGCCGCTCCCGTGGACAAGGTTGTCATTTCCGGAGATTGCGGAGTGTTCCTGTTGCCCCCGCCAGTCGAGGGGTTGCGCGAACTCTTGCTGCTTTTGGAAAGCTGCGGCGTACCGCGCGAGGATCTGCGACGTATGGTAGGACAAAACACAAGCAAGTTGTTCCGTGTCGGCGGGTGA
- a CDS encoding amino acid ABC transporter ATP-binding protein, which yields MPHLELDNISASYGALRVLDGISLSVERGETLGLIGPSGSGKSTVLRVLTGLLKPEAGVVRIANEPINLGNAAEVRALRDRAAIVFQQYNLFQNLTVLENVMIAPTKVRGRKPADVRPEAMLLLEKVGLADKLQSYPDQLSGGQQQRVAIARSLCLKPDILLLDEVTAALDPELVSEVLDTIRGLAQEGMTMLIVSHEMGFIREISARVAFMADGKVVEMGSPAEIFDNPQMERTNDFVSKILRH from the coding sequence TTGCCCCATCTCGAACTCGATAACATCAGCGCCTCATACGGCGCGCTCCGCGTGCTGGACGGGATTTCCCTGTCCGTGGAACGGGGCGAAACCCTCGGGTTGATCGGCCCGTCCGGCTCGGGCAAGAGCACGGTTCTGCGCGTCCTGACGGGCCTGCTGAAACCTGAGGCAGGCGTGGTGCGCATCGCGAACGAGCCCATCAATCTGGGCAATGCCGCAGAGGTCCGCGCATTGCGTGACCGTGCCGCGATCGTATTCCAACAATACAACCTGTTCCAGAACCTCACCGTTTTGGAGAACGTGATGATCGCGCCCACCAAGGTGCGTGGCCGCAAGCCCGCCGATGTCCGCCCCGAGGCGATGCTTCTGCTGGAAAAAGTCGGACTGGCGGACAAGCTGCAAAGCTATCCCGATCAGCTGTCAGGCGGCCAGCAGCAACGGGTCGCCATCGCCCGTAGCCTGTGCCTGAAGCCCGATATCCTGCTGCTGGACGAGGTGACCGCCGCGCTGGACCCCGAACTGGTATCAGAGGTGCTGGATACGATCCGCGGGCTGGCGCAGGAGGGCATGACCATGCTGATCGTCAGCCACGAGATGGGATTCATCCGTGAAATCAGCGCACGCGTCGCCTTCATGGCCGACGGCAAGGTGGTCGAGATGGGATCGCCGGCGGAAATTTTTGACAATCCCCAGATGGAGCGCACCAATGACTTTGTCAGCAAAATCCTGCGACACTGA
- a CDS encoding amino acid ABC transporter permease, with translation MGDLFREIWQMATYYNLLFLAQGAVTTIALSAFGCILGGLFGTLLAVARLTDGAITWPLRMLALIFTEFFRRVPFLVTLFLCFFAFQFAGLDVSTLTVGCVTVVLIGTAFLAEIVRAGLQSVHPNQWHAATTMNFSLLQTIRYVILPQAWTVILPPAFGFFILFIKDSALASQIGVVELTYVGKTFSNKGFSAAASFGVILVIYFMLSYPLSRLGAKLEKKLAPSRTR, from the coding sequence ATGGGCGATCTGTTCCGCGAAATCTGGCAGATGGCGACCTATTACAACCTGCTGTTTCTGGCGCAGGGGGCGGTCACGACCATCGCGCTGTCGGCGTTCGGCTGTATCTTGGGAGGGCTGTTCGGCACCCTTCTGGCGGTTGCGCGGCTGACGGACGGCGCCATCACCTGGCCCCTGCGGATGCTGGCGCTGATCTTTACCGAGTTCTTTCGCCGGGTGCCTTTCCTCGTCACTCTGTTTCTGTGCTTCTTCGCGTTTCAGTTCGCCGGCCTCGACGTGTCCACTCTGACGGTGGGTTGCGTCACTGTCGTGCTGATCGGCACGGCATTTCTGGCAGAGATCGTGCGCGCGGGTCTGCAGTCGGTGCATCCAAACCAGTGGCATGCCGCGACGACGATGAATTTCTCGCTGCTGCAAACAATCCGCTATGTCATCCTGCCGCAGGCATGGACCGTCATTCTGCCGCCGGCCTTTGGGTTTTTCATCCTGTTTATCAAAGACAGCGCGCTGGCTTCGCAGATCGGCGTGGTTGAGTTGACTTATGTCGGCAAGACGTTCAGCAACAAGGGCTTTTCGGCTGCCGCATCCTTTGGTGTGATCCTAGTCATCTACTTCATGCTGTCCTATCCGCTGTCCCGCCTTGGCGCGAAACTGGAGAAGAAACTTGCCCCATCTCGAACTCGATAA
- a CDS encoding amino acid ABC transporter permease, which produces MDYTFQFGQIWPRLPYLLGGAWLSLQIAFLAFCGGILIGTFCAAVKTFGGGIARRIVNVYVVFFINTPQLVQIYFLYFALPDYGIFLTSYMAVLLGMTLNAGAYLTEIQRAGFESRRQSEMEAAEVLGFTRLQQIRYVILPHVAKVLFPPLSNHYILMTLGTSMAAIFGVEELTGRALNVNAETFRSLEVFSIIAVVYVVVTLFASVVLALIGRFAFRAKMRIV; this is translated from the coding sequence ATGGACTATACATTTCAGTTTGGCCAGATATGGCCCCGGCTTCCCTACCTGCTTGGGGGTGCGTGGCTCAGCCTTCAGATTGCGTTTCTGGCATTCTGCGGCGGCATTCTGATCGGCACGTTTTGTGCGGCGGTCAAGACGTTCGGGGGCGGCATAGCGCGGCGCATCGTCAACGTCTACGTGGTGTTCTTCATCAATACGCCGCAGCTCGTGCAGATATACTTTCTCTATTTCGCGCTGCCCGATTATGGCATCTTTCTCACATCCTACATGGCCGTCCTGCTGGGCATGACGCTGAACGCAGGTGCCTACCTGACCGAAATCCAGCGCGCCGGATTTGAATCGCGACGCCAGAGCGAGATGGAAGCCGCCGAGGTTCTGGGCTTCACTCGGCTTCAGCAGATCCGTTATGTGATCCTGCCCCACGTCGCCAAGGTGCTGTTTCCGCCGCTTTCAAATCATTATATCTTGATGACGCTGGGCACCTCCATGGCCGCTATCTTTGGCGTCGAAGAACTGACCGGCCGCGCGCTGAACGTTAATGCAGAGACTTTCCGCTCGCTCGAGGTCTTTTCGATCATCGCGGTGGTCTACGTCGTCGTCACGCTGTTTGCATCGGTCGTGCTGGCCCTGATTGGCAGGTTCGCATTCCGCGCCAAGATGAGGATCGTCTGA
- a CDS encoding transporter substrate-binding domain-containing protein has product MFQFLKRLAVAGALATMATALVAPGAADARTLDEILASGTLKVGVNPTLAPLGTYDDKNEIAGFDVDYSQKLADMLGVTLEVVQVGSPDRIPFVASGKIDIVMGAMTRNPERAKIIDFTLPVHTEVFGVLTLKENAVSDWKELDKPDVTFVQVRGSTPVKFIEENLPQAEVLLLDNYPDVVRALAQGRADAMLDVLDFVGEYMNKHDVEWSVVETPVDVYYCAIGVAKNSDNLKDWLNVAVFELQRKGVTDELWLKWFGIEMLQPVDESPWF; this is encoded by the coding sequence ATGTTCCAATTCCTGAAACGACTGGCGGTGGCCGGCGCCTTGGCGACAATGGCGACTGCGCTTGTGGCGCCCGGCGCGGCAGACGCGCGCACTCTGGATGAAATTCTGGCGTCCGGCACTTTGAAGGTCGGCGTGAATCCGACCCTCGCGCCACTCGGCACGTATGACGACAAAAACGAGATCGCCGGCTTTGATGTGGACTACTCGCAGAAGCTGGCGGATATGCTGGGCGTTACGCTGGAGGTCGTTCAAGTCGGCTCGCCCGACCGCATCCCGTTTGTCGCTAGCGGCAAGATCGACATCGTGATGGGCGCGATGACCCGCAATCCCGAACGCGCCAAGATCATCGATTTCACCCTGCCGGTGCATACCGAAGTGTTCGGCGTGCTGACCCTCAAGGAAAACGCCGTCAGCGACTGGAAGGAACTGGACAAGCCGGACGTGACCTTCGTGCAGGTGCGCGGAAGCACACCCGTCAAATTCATCGAGGAGAATCTACCGCAGGCCGAAGTTCTGCTGCTCGACAACTATCCTGATGTGGTGCGCGCACTGGCGCAGGGGCGCGCCGATGCAATGCTCGACGTTCTGGATTTCGTCGGCGAATACATGAACAAGCATGATGTGGAATGGTCCGTCGTCGAGACGCCTGTCGATGTCTACTACTGCGCAATCGGCGTCGCCAAGAATAGCGACAACCTGAAGGATTGGCTGAACGTCGCGGTTTTCGAATTGCAGCGCAAGGGCGTGACCGATGAGCTGTGGCTCAAGTGGTTCGGCATCGAGATGCTTCAGCCCGTCGATGAGTCCCCCTGGTTCTGA
- a CDS encoding (2Fe-2S)-binding protein gives MADPTPQHSAQMAAPIHIMVDGREVACKLGQTVASALLMQRVYLFRSSPNARTPRGPFCMMGACQECAIRIDGSIRRACQAEVQDGMRVELLGAGAQ, from the coding sequence ATGGCTGATCCGACCCCGCAGCATAGTGCGCAGATGGCCGCCCCCATCCACATCATGGTCGATGGCCGCGAGGTGGCGTGCAAGCTGGGTCAGACCGTTGCCAGCGCCCTGCTGATGCAGAGAGTTTACCTCTTTAGATCCAGCCCGAATGCACGCACTCCGCGCGGTCCTTTTTGTATGATGGGCGCTTGTCAGGAATGTGCAATTCGAATTGATGGATCAATCCGGCGCGCCTGTCAGGCCGAGGTTCAGGACGGGATGCGGGTGGAGTTGCTGGGGGCGGGCGCGCAATGA
- a CDS encoding NAD(P)/FAD-dependent oxidoreductase — protein MNDTYDLIVIGAGPAGAEAALAAASTGMTVVLIDEGPAPGGQVWRAPRTALAKDKPTETDRARGDDLRARLAASSVDMLPRAQVWDVRAGFSVSCISPQGARVLSAARLVLATGATERIFPFEGWTMPGVFGLAAATVLIKSEGALPGRDIVVAGQGPLLIAVAAKALALGLRPRAIIDRAGYGDWARALIGFANVPSMALQGARWMAQIRLAGIPMHRHCEVIKSSGGDGLSGVTIRSLTTGATTEIAADTLYIGNGLAPGDDIHRLLGLAQQPDRLRGGYKTLCDADRRSSLGGLYVAGDGAGIHGALPSAVQGRLAGLAAALDHGALGAARHDAEARPLRRKLARYIRFADASCRLMQFPVTALDGVTEATIICRCEDVTAGDIQHAMEDKARDMNQLKHFTRLGMGPCQGKMCSMNAACLLRRQADLPPGDLRLTPRAPIRPIEMEQLIGTFDYADIPVPKPAPL, from the coding sequence ATGAACGACACCTATGATCTCATCGTGATCGGCGCGGGTCCGGCGGGCGCCGAGGCCGCGCTGGCAGCGGCGTCGACGGGTATGACTGTCGTGCTAATTGATGAGGGGCCTGCGCCCGGCGGGCAGGTGTGGCGCGCCCCGCGGACCGCATTGGCCAAGGACAAGCCCACCGAAACGGATCGCGCACGCGGGGATGATCTGCGTGCGCGTCTGGCCGCATCCTCGGTCGATATGCTGCCGCGCGCTCAGGTCTGGGATGTGCGGGCGGGATTTTCGGTGTCCTGCATTTCGCCGCAGGGTGCCCGCGTGCTAAGCGCTGCGAGGCTCGTCTTGGCAACCGGCGCGACCGAGCGGATATTCCCCTTTGAGGGCTGGACCATGCCGGGGGTATTTGGCCTTGCTGCGGCCACTGTGCTGATCAAATCCGAAGGCGCTCTGCCGGGGCGCGATATCGTTGTGGCGGGGCAGGGCCCGCTGCTGATCGCAGTTGCGGCCAAGGCACTGGCGCTGGGGTTGAGGCCGCGCGCGATCATAGATCGGGCAGGTTATGGTGATTGGGCGCGCGCGCTGATCGGCTTTGCCAATGTGCCGTCGATGGCGCTGCAGGGTGCCCGCTGGATGGCGCAGATCCGGCTGGCGGGTATTCCCATGCATCGCCATTGCGAGGTGATCAAGTCGTCGGGCGGTGACGGTCTGAGCGGCGTCACCATCCGTAGCCTGACCACCGGCGCGACGACCGAGATTGCCGCTGACACGCTCTATATTGGCAATGGCCTTGCGCCGGGAGATGACATTCATCGCCTGCTGGGCCTTGCGCAGCAACCGGACCGTCTGCGCGGCGGGTACAAGACGCTGTGCGACGCGGATCGCCGCAGCTCACTCGGAGGTCTCTATGTGGCGGGGGATGGAGCCGGAATTCACGGCGCACTGCCGTCGGCTGTGCAGGGGCGCTTGGCGGGGCTTGCCGCCGCGCTGGACCACGGCGCGCTGGGCGCGGCGCGCCATGATGCCGAGGCGCGCCCGCTTAGGCGCAAGCTGGCGCGCTACATTCGCTTTGCGGATGCCTCGTGCCGATTGATGCAATTCCCGGTCACTGCGCTGGACGGTGTGACAGAGGCCACGATCATCTGCCGCTGCGAGGATGTCACCGCCGGCGATATTCAGCACGCGATGGAGGACAAGGCGCGCGACATGAACCAACTCAAGCACTTTACCCGGCTGGGAATGGGCCCGTGTCAGGGCAAGATGTGCAGCATGAACGCGGCATGTCTGCTGCGCCGGCAAGCGGATCTGCCACCGGGTGATCTGCGCCTGACACCGCGCGCGCCAATCCGTCCCATCGAGATGGAGCAACTGATCGGTACCTTTGATTATGCCGATATTCCCGTGCCGAAACCGGCTCCTCTATGA
- a CDS encoding NAD(P)/FAD-dependent oxidoreductase, producing MSGQQYDLAVIGGGIQGAGIALFAQRAGLKVVLLERDALARGASGVNAGTLTMQMTRAALIPYALKAHEMWLKAPQWLGHDVGVVACDGLSLAFTEAEEQLLEERGTARRAAGAPINLISASEALKIEPGINPDIRMASHCSIDGYANAYLTGLAYHRALTGSGVDLREYTPVSGVEPAGSGYDLRVPDGIIHARQVALTGGVWIEPMLAWLGLHVPIKTLVNQLAVTERAAPLMRTVVGIASGLLSLKQYPHGTVVIGGGWQGEGSREQNCHRSTHASTVGNARLATHAIPALRHSRIVRIWTGFEAETADALPAIGPVPGFPGLWVCGSAHSGYTSAPYMARCLTQAILGEEPEMPLFPIDRLLARPDAAPRYKEQDCQ from the coding sequence ATGAGCGGGCAGCAGTATGATCTGGCCGTTATCGGCGGCGGCATTCAAGGGGCTGGCATTGCCCTGTTCGCGCAGCGCGCCGGACTGAAGGTGGTCCTGCTGGAGCGTGATGCGCTGGCGCGAGGTGCGTCGGGGGTCAATGCCGGCACGTTGACCATGCAAATGACCCGTGCGGCGCTGATCCCTTATGCGCTAAAGGCGCATGAGATGTGGCTGAAGGCGCCTCAATGGTTGGGTCATGACGTGGGCGTGGTTGCGTGCGATGGGTTATCGCTGGCCTTTACCGAAGCCGAAGAGCAGCTACTGGAGGAGCGCGGCACGGCCCGCAGGGCCGCAGGCGCCCCGATCAACCTGATCTCCGCCAGTGAGGCGTTGAAGATTGAACCCGGCATAAACCCCGATATCCGCATGGCCAGTCATTGCAGCATTGATGGCTATGCGAATGCCTATCTGACGGGCTTGGCCTATCACCGCGCCTTAACCGGGTCGGGCGTGGATCTGCGCGAATATACGCCTGTGTCCGGCGTCGAGCCGGCGGGCAGTGGATACGATTTGCGCGTCCCCGACGGGATCATTCACGCGCGGCAAGTGGCGCTGACGGGCGGCGTCTGGATCGAGCCGATGCTGGCATGGTTAGGCCTGCATGTGCCGATCAAAACGCTGGTCAACCAACTGGCCGTGACCGAACGAGCCGCGCCCCTGATGCGCACTGTGGTGGGTATTGCAAGCGGGCTTTTGTCGCTCAAGCAGTATCCTCATGGCACGGTCGTGATCGGTGGCGGCTGGCAGGGCGAGGGCTCGCGCGAGCAGAATTGCCACCGCTCCACCCATGCCAGCACAGTGGGCAACGCGCGCCTCGCGACACACGCCATCCCGGCGCTGCGCCACAGCCGGATCGTGCGCATTTGGACCGGCTTTGAGGCCGAGACGGCGGATGCCCTACCGGCGATTGGCCCGGTGCCTGGGTTTCCGGGGCTCTGGGTCTGCGGATCGGCGCATTCGGGCTACACCAGCGCGCCCTATATGGCGCGCTGTCTCACGCAGGCGATCCTCGGCGAAGAGCCGGAAATGCCGCTGTTTCCAATCGACCGATTGCTGGCGCGGCCTGATGCCGCCCCTCGATACAAAGAACAGGATTGCCAATGA
- a CDS encoding dihydrodipicolinate synthase family protein — protein sequence MIHSETNALLDVPGLTGIHAATICPLAQDGAIDAAELAAHIGDIAHKQGIRGLLLNGHAGEGHLLTADERRLVLEVARNSAPRGSFITAGITAEGTGAAAADAVAAARAGADAVLVFPPNHWAGGRDDAIVVEHHRIIAQACGLPVVLYKAPLAAGRMSYGVDLMSRLCQIDQVSGIKEGAWEVSAYDELRRRIKAERPGVSVMASGDEHLMACYQLGTDGSQVSLAAIVPERVTELYDAAKAKDWDRTLAAHEAIYPLAVDIYRRAPDHLATARLKALLKLMGKITNDRVKRPMRQLEPTEIDALRRVITA from the coding sequence ATGATACATTCTGAAACCAACGCCCTGCTGGATGTTCCTGGGCTCACCGGCATTCACGCTGCCACTATCTGCCCGCTGGCGCAGGACGGCGCCATCGATGCGGCCGAGCTTGCAGCGCATATCGGCGATATCGCGCATAAGCAGGGGATACGGGGCCTGCTGTTGAACGGTCATGCTGGCGAAGGGCATCTGCTGACTGCCGATGAGCGCCGCCTCGTGCTGGAGGTTGCGCGTAATTCTGCGCCCAGAGGCAGCTTTATCACCGCGGGCATCACTGCCGAAGGCACTGGCGCCGCCGCAGCAGATGCCGTGGCTGCGGCGCGGGCCGGGGCGGACGCGGTGCTGGTTTTTCCGCCAAATCACTGGGCGGGTGGCCGGGATGACGCCATCGTGGTCGAGCATCATCGCATAATCGCTCAGGCTTGCGGGCTGCCCGTGGTGCTCTACAAGGCGCCGCTGGCGGCAGGCCGGATGTCATATGGCGTCGATCTGATGTCGCGCCTGTGCCAGATCGACCAGGTCAGCGGCATCAAGGAGGGAGCCTGGGAGGTGTCGGCCTATGACGAACTGCGCCGCCGCATCAAGGCAGAGAGGCCCGGCGTGTCTGTCATGGCCTCGGGAGATGAGCATTTGATGGCCTGTTACCAACTGGGCACGGATGGCAGTCAGGTCTCGCTTGCCGCTATCGTGCCGGAGCGTGTGACCGAGCTTTATGATGCGGCCAAGGCCAAGGATTGGGATCGCACACTGGCCGCACATGAGGCGATCTATCCCCTTGCGGTCGATATTTACCGCCGCGCGCCGGATCATCTGGCCACGGCCCGGCTGAAGGCGCTCCTGAAGCTGATGGGCAAAATCACCAACGACCGCGTCAAGCGTCCCATGCGCCAACTTGAGCCCACCGAAATCGACGCCCTGCGCCGTGTCATCACTGCCTGA